The following is a genomic window from Falco naumanni isolate bFalNau1 chromosome 10, bFalNau1.pat, whole genome shotgun sequence.
AAAGTGTGAATGGAACATTCCTTGTTATGGTCATTGCAGCAAATCCAGTACATAGCTTTCACCTTCTACCACCATCACACAGAACAATTGTTGTGTATCACTTCTGAATtgagttaaaaggaaaaattcaatAGCACGGTGCTGCATAGCATGTGCTTGTTTCGCAGAAACTGAACCagacaaagggaaaataaatctgCACAAAAAGCCctcttaaaatacaatttaggTATGATTTTACCCATGTCAACAGAGGAAAGTCACTGGAGCATGATCCTCCTTCCTTAAAGGATTTCGTATTTTAAACAAGACTTCACATAAATACACCCCCCAGGAAAATCATAATTAAACCACCCCATTCTCAATCATTAAGAAACAGTATTCTATTAATTATGCTGAGTGACCATGACCACATTATATTCTTGATTTTACTTCTAACaacagtaaaaaattaaataacaaagctgtgaaatctgaaagcatttaaacatACATAATAAGCATCCATTAAGTTTTGTACACATTATCATGTTGTGAACAGATCAATCATAACTTTTAGATAAGCAATTGATGTTACTAACCTTTGGTGACTGTTGATCTAAGAGCATACAGTGCCAAAGTGACCCTGTTCAAGGGAACATGACGCCCTATAACGTACTACACACATATCTAACAGACTTACGTGTAATCTCTGTTTCAAAAAGCCTGAGGCACATGGTCAATAGCTCTATATCTAAGTTAAACATTTGGTTAAGTGTTTTTATATGGCACAGACTTTAATAGTTAGGATATTATTTCAAGTATGTATTAAAAGTCTGTTGACTCTGAAAACaatgccaaaataaattttaaagcgatacaagaaattaaattttaaagaagtaatCTTGTCCTTAACTTCCACAGTAACTCCCAGAAGGACTTCCACCATAGATTCAACAACTACCACCCTGTTTCCAAACTACCTCTAGCATACTATTACACCATAGTAACGTCTTATGACAGGAGAGTCAACATGAAAAAATGGTAACAGTATATTTTTCAAACCCCTGCAAAAGTGAGGTTAAATAGATGTATACACTGCTAGGTAGTTCTTTTATTCCATCATTTCTAAAAGCATAATTTTTGGCAAATAGCAGGCTTCCAAACAAGCAGGCACCAAAGATCGTCCATGCAAGGGCCACAAAGCCAGTTAGAACAGAAGttccaaaatattaataattttggGCCCACTGAAATCTACAGACCAACACAGATTAGCACTAATTTATAACCTTCACGATCCCATCAAATACAAAAACAGTTATTAGAAAATCTtgcttgttcttttaaattttagtaGTCTGTTAACAATAGGTGACAACATTCAAAAGTGCAAATTTTAAACTGACAATTTCCATGTCACATAGAATTCTTCCAGAAGAACaggaagcagaaggcagcagaaagctCTTCATCTTCAGGGCTTCTGCTACAGAATACACATCACCAAACTCCATTATCTGGAAGCAAAGTcgttccttttcctgctgactgAAGGTCCTATCCTGCACATTTTAGCATGTGACTTAGTACTGATAGtttaaattttctcttcttACTGTATAAATCCTCAAAAATCTGGCTCAAACAAAAGACACTTCTGTGTAAAAAGGTATTAcaagttttatttgtattcataAATTGCTCTGTTTTAGACAAAGCTCTTTTTCAACTCTTTTCAGTCTAAATATTTAGAAGCTTCAAAATTTGTCCCAAGCACTTCATCTAACAAGCTTGCTCTCCAATGTAAATCACCactaaaaaaattctcattgctcttcaaaaaaaaataatctttggcCAGGAAGTTTTATATTTTGGCAAGACAGTTCAAAGCATTGACCATTcaggcaaaaagaaacaatCCCTCTCTCAacactgctgcagtgcctgaCTGTTTGCCTTAAGAGTTTTCACagtttaatgttgttttttaacttcagtaGCAGCATACTGAAGGCTTCAAGATgtgaagcaaggaaaaacaacTTACTTTCAAGGAAGGGAAGTCACTTAGAAAAATGCCTCACACGTTAATCAGTTACCTTAATAAAGTCCTTCAATCCATGACAGTTTCCTCTCACATGCTTGTGCCTTCCCCTAGCACCACTAGTCCTTTTAACGATACCAGTAAAAGCAGACAAATACATGAATTTAATATTGTCAGTTCTTCAAGTAAAGTTTCTATTAAggcaaaatatgtttttttgaaagagaactCTGATAGAAAGTCTGCTTCATCCTCCCTGTACCTACACTCCATAAAGCCTTTCAAATCTAGTACTACAGCAAGTACTGTCAAGATAAACCAAGGCATGCAGAGTTCTTCATCTTggtgttttccatttccttgaATTAGACAAAACTTGCATAtgtattcaatttttttcctaagcatttACTTCATGACCTGCATATCACTGGGAAAACAGATTGCTCTATTTCTTGTATGagctgcaacagaaaaaaaactgaaaagaaaactgagcagTGAGACAACTGTCTGTTGGGCTTCCCACAAAGTGGTAAACATCTCCACGAGCCAAGCCAGAAGGTCTGGAAGGAAGCAACCCTCTGCTCTGGAGCACAGGAAAGCAACTTCCTACAGTTTCATGAAACACAATATTCTGTGATATGCCTCTTGTAGcatgtaaatatatgtatattatcTAGTTCAAAGTATATGAGCCTGATGGTGAGGACTGCAGAACTGTTGTTTGGGCTGCTGGATACCTGTATTCTCTGGCGAATGTTTTTGCTGCATCATTACAGCATCTGTTTGTCAAAGTCCTTTGGGAAACCGTTGCTGTTTACAATTTAGCAGACTATCAAGACTGCTCTGTAAGCTCACAGGTGAAATTAATACACAAAAATAGCTTGTTTTGAAAGAGCTTTCTTGAATTTCACAGTAGCAAGGAAGAGAACTGCCACACAGTTCCCAGATTTACACTTTTCCAATTTACATCCATGCTGTAAACCTCATCCCCTGGGATGAAGTGAAAACACAGATTCGCTAGCTGAAAAGAGAGATTGAATACACAGCATAAAcaagcaaatacagaattattcTTTTTGAACTACTCTCATCATGTCAGTTTCCAAAGTCACATAACAACACCTCCCACACATAGACCACACACATAGAAGTGGCAGGGACACGCAGGGCTGGGCACACACTAGCAGACAGAGGGTGGCAAGgccatgaaaaaaacccaaacatgctCCACATGGATCTCATAGGTTGGATTTTGGTTCAAAAAATGTATTGTAATtcttaaaatacagcagttaGCATCAGTAGAAACCTATGTATGGCAATCTACAACACTCTGTACTtacaattttttgtgttttaaaagagcATGCGTCAGAAGAgtattatatttattaataaaaaattattaataaaaaagttCTAATCCTAGCATATGTacaacacttcttttttttcttttcttcttcttcattaGCTCTAGCTCATTCTACTATATGTCCCATTGCTGCACAAAGATACAATGTGCTGGGGGAATGCTGCTAATTAGCACTTCAgatataaaaaaacctgctagCTACCAGAAAGCGTGGCAACCAGTTCCCCATGACCCTATTTAGAAGGGTTCTTGTCCCCTTCTTGATTCTGAATACAGAACAAGAACATTACTGGTATGTACCccaaaatctaaaaaaatcaCTCTTCAATCGTAATCAATGGAAATGTGGACTAAACCATGTTCCTTCAGTTGGTTATCATTGTCTTTGTGCACCAAAatcaaataatgaaaagatgACTAGATTATATTATATCCACTGCATTGTTTCTAGAAGCATCCTTCTGAATATTGTGAAGAATTCACATGTATGTGAAAACAGTTGCATGCAAATATGAGGCTAtgctaaataataaaaataaaataaatccatgcAGGATTCATTTAGTTATAAAAAACTGATCATCAGACTGGCCAGGCCATGGACAAAACATCTCATTCCTGCATTTAATAATTAAGTTACATTCATCCATCAACAAAAATTcagatgcaaacaaaaaaaacctcatgaaaaataaactggtatctgcaaacaggaaagcaaagctgctaGGACTAAACCAGTGTTCTATAgaacaaaagcagcactgagtGCAGCAACATGAGACTAAACCTAACAATATTCCACGTCACCTGCAACAACTTACTGAGAAACTTTTTCCTTCACAGGTCTGGTTTAACACAAGTATACTGTATGTTTTATCCAGTATCAGGGTGTCTGGCAAAAGATAACCCTGCCTAAATGTAGCAACTATCACCACAAATCTCACTGATAATAAAAAGagtgataggaaaaaaaagggagtatTTGCAACTTTCATCTTTTCCCCTAGTTACAAAGAAACCTATATAATAAGATCAAACCAGCACTGTAAAAGGAAGTGGCATCAATATTTTCTACAGTAATTCATGTAATTGCCAAAAATTCTATGAAGAGTTgcccttccccccaaaaaaaagacaacaggaaatgtcctttaaaaatacaggggTCAAATCGTAACCTGAAAACGTAATCAGTTTAAACACAGAGTAGACACTGATAAAACAACACCACATGCATTTAGgtaaaaaaccaccaaccaaaccaaatatccaaaacctcaaacaaaacaaatcaccctttttaaaactgaaattataaacaaatactaaatactggaaaaaatgaatttatgaaGTAGTTGAAAAATCAAACTGTCTCTGAGaacaaaaatatcatttttacAACTACTTcgaaacacattttttattaaaaaaaggccACACAGAATTACTTCAGGCCATCATAGAACAGAACTCTTAGAAGTTCAATTTCAATTTGCATATTTAGATAAAAGAAACCCCACTTTACAATAGTGGATGTGAATGCActtgtttatatatatacacacatgtatggACCCATATCTATATATCCATCTGCGGAGGTCATATGTGACTCCACTACTACTAAGCTGAAGAAAAACTCACCTTGTGACAAActtctgatttaatttctttgagaGCACGTTCAGAGAACACACAACCACAGTTTCTCAGGAAGCAAAACCTTCAAAGAAAAGACATACAATCGTTTTTAAGAAACCCTGTGCCTAAGAGGTATGTGCAGTGCTGATTTAACACAGAAACAATACTGCAATGGGCTAGGAGGATGCTGCTAACTTTCTCTTTACTTTGATTAACTGCAAGAATTTGTATCAGCACCTTTAAGTAGGTACTTATTAATTTGCACGATATAACAACTGAATGAAAAACATTGGGCACATTAAACCGCAACacatattttgttatttcattcTTGGTATAATTCAGCATAGGTTTATGACAACCTCTCAAGAGGATCTTTGCAAAACAGATGCTCTAGAGGTGTGTTTGTACATTTGCTATAGGTTGGCACACATTTCTCTGGAACCATCACCACACTCTGTTTTACTACAAAGTTACACTATTTGAATAGTTCCATCTTCCACCAGGTTTATTGGCTTCATTTACTCTGACTCAAGCTCTCCAGCAAAGCTGTAACAAGTGACACTAGCCAGGGATCTTCCCCCACACGGAAGATCCTACCAGACTATGTGAAGCAATTATGCACATGGTTCATGTGATCTCCCTTTCCTGAGAGCTACTGTTGTTAATCCTTTCCTCTCGATCACTCtcaactgaattaaaaaatgctcAGGTAGCTCTGGTAAAAATGGGTGTACTTTTCAGGCAGGTTCCCTCTTTAATTCCACCTCAATCTCCCAGCTAATCACTGTCTGGAGGAAGAAATACTTTGCAACTATCAAGCTGTGAATGCACCCTCTTCTCAGTCATCAGACTtaacaggcaaagaaaaagaaattgccaAACATGCCCAAACCAGGATGCCAGGAAACGTCCTTCCTTAGACCAATCAAAACCAGATTAGATTAGACATACATTTCATCTCCACTCTGATCCTAGCACAGGGAGAGGTAGAATTGCTTGATGTGACACAAAGGGAGGTCTCATCCAAACTCCCTTTGCTTGCCCATACCAACCTCCCATGGTTTAGCTCCCAAACACCTTTTAGCCACTTCTTGTCTGCAAACATTGCCATCTACTTATTATACATATAAACTCACTTAGGAAAGGGTTAACATTTTATCTTTCCTCTTGAATACAAAATGGACATTTAACTGTCTCCTGAACTCCCTCCTCCTGAAGGAAAGGCAAATACTCCCAGCAAAGGCTTGCGTAAGTACATGATTTGCAACATAATTCAAATGTTTTTACCTGCTTTATACTTGGTTTGGCACAGTACTTGCttctaaaaacaaaattcagaaacttAAATACTGACCTATGTCTTCCATTCATTTCCAATCCCACCACAGGGCATATAAAGCGTGCAGACTGGATGTCATCATATTTGTCACCTTTTATACTCTCTTTATCACCACTCCAAGCTGGATTATCTGCAAGGTTTAGTTCTGTtacattctgaaaaataaaagtgcaagCTGTAAGATGTTTACTAATGATCTTTGAGCCACAATAACATTctctaagatttttttcatcatgatTCGCTATTTCTAACACTTCTAGTATATAGCAAGAACACCAGCAAATGGAGGTTTTGTagcatgttttaattttcatgttaatttttaacTATTTAATATTAGACACAATCTGTTTACCTTAATGCTCTTGATGTGTGATGCAGCTTCCATAGGAGTCTTATCAGCTGACTTCTCCAACAAAAATTCAATGATGGCATCTTTATTATACAACCTATAACACAAAATTTTAGTAATCATATTTGATTCTCATAACagccttttatttaaagattagTAGCCTTTATTATAGTGGTCTATGTGGAAGCATTCATACCTGCCTAGCTCACAGGCTACAATTGGCCGACATAACTTCTCTTGACTCAGAGCACAGTAGTACCACCTTGCCActaattcagcatttttgtcaacctgaaagggaaaaaaaaagaagatactcATGGgtttaaaacagcttttatatTTGCAAATTACTCAAACATAAAGTCAAGCAGTATCTGAAGCATTAATCAAATCCCCAGCTGTCTTACCAAATCCACTTTCTGCACTCAAATGTAACCTTCAACAAAAAATTTTAGTGAAATACATTATTAGTTCTGAGGGTCTGCCTCTATCTATTAAACATGTTTCTGCATCATGGGACTCGGGACCTGTTTTCCTAAAtctgagttttctcattttttgccATTTCCACCTGTCCCATTCCCTCTTTATTCGTTTCTGCTCTTCACATGTTCTCCACTACCTTCATCTCTTTAGCTCTGCATCTCACCCCTGCTTGGGTCAACTACCATTTCTACTCCCTGTAAGGAgcaaaataacaagaaaagcaaacctggGGATGTCAGGATGCTACCTGAACCTCCAGACTAAAAGCATGAAATTTTATAACAGATTaggccattaaaaaaaaaaaaggctgaagttCACAGCTACTCTTATAATCAGgtgtgagaaggaaaaggattttatttacttgtttcaCATCAGCAAGTGTAATTTGCCAGTCTTCTGCCACTTGCTGTGAGGTTTCACCCAATCACGATCCACCTATCCACGCATGCGATACCCCTGTATACCCGTTATCCTAAAACACGCTAAGGGAGCCCAAGAACATTCAGGATGTCAGCAGATGAAACGCAGAAATGACCCAATAGCTTGGTCACGCTATTAAATGATCTACAAAAAGCGTTGCCAGACACCGTTTCCCCAGGCGAAGGAGGCCCCCTAACCCCCGTGCGTCCAGCAGAATGGTCGATGTCCAAAAAGCCCTCCAGAGGGCACAGATCCCCACTGCAGCTGTCACCAGCGCCACAGACACAGTCGCCCTGCGGCAGCACCCGCGGGCCGGCCCAGCGCCGTACAAAgggcgctgccccccgcgctgcccgcacCGGGAGGGCCGTGCCCGCTGCCAGGCGCTGCGGGCCGGGCAGGCCCAACCAGGCCTCCGCGGggcctccctccctgcccaggcccACAAAGCCGGCCCGGCGGACCccggccgctcccgccgccccctccAACCTTCTCCACTTTGCGGGGCCCCTTGACCAGCTCGTGTCGCTTGGGGATGGTGCCGCCATCGCATCCCATCTCGCTGCCGCCGCGCCACACTTCCGGGTCCGCTCCTCCCCACCGGCCGCGCACTTCCGAGGGCGAGAAGTACTTCCGGTGCGCCCCGGGAGCGTCATGGCTGCCCCACAGCAACCagccggcggggggcggggcttCCAGCGCGTGGGCGGGACGGGCGAGTCCACCGGGCCGGTGccgcgggggggcgcgggctgCGCCACCGCGCGCAAGGGGGCTTGCAgcgcccccgcccggccccgcctcGCCAGAGCAGGCGTTCCCCGCTTTGTGTGGGGAGACCCCCACCCCGGGACACCCGCTCGAGGGGATTTGCGGCCAGAGGAGGGGTCCCCGAGTTGGGCCGGGCTGGCCGGGGCGCCCCCGCTGAGGAGAAAGGGGCCGCCCGCCCTTCTTGCCcgtggggtccccagccccgggcGGCTGAGGCGGGAGGGGGCGGTGCGGGCGGTAGCGAGCGTAGTGTAGAACGTAGAAAGGCAATGTGAAACGCGGTTACTGCATTTGAATGTGCAAACAATAATATTTACAAATGTCGAAGGCTTAAATAACTGTATAAAAAATGGCGGCTGCCAAGCGAAGATGAAACCgtggggcagagggagctggTTTGCCCACAGGCCCGTGccaaggagctgcagctgctcccaaCGCCCATTGTCCATTCCCAGGGCAAAGATGCAGCTACAACACCACCAAGAAACTGACATTTCAgattaaagctttaaaataaattaatgaggaagaaatacaaataacGCGTACAAAGAATCTGGGGATGTAGCAGATGTGGGGGTGACAGCAGTGAGCGACACGGGCCAGCGCAGCCAGGGCCACTGGGAACCCCGGGCCAGCCCAGCCAGCGCGGGGCCCAGCAAGAGACATCATCACCTTTCCAGTGCGTAGGAAGAGCTTGTCCAGAGCCTCTGCCTATTGCATGACTGAAATACATTCTGCTTCAGTTGGAGCGATGCTCTGAACAGCTTCGGGCTGCAACAAAGGATGGCTGAGGCACGCTCCCCGTACATCTACCGGGAGCCAGAGACTCCCTGAAGTCTGTTTTCCTCTGCGCTTGGGATACTAGCTGGAGTATTTCCCGTTACCATCTAGGCTAAGTGTAGTACTTGCCAGCTTTTGTCCCGTAATACATTTGTTGCATttgtatattaaaaacaaaaatcagctttgcagctgtttaaaaaagatACTATAATTACAAATGCTGAGTAAAGTCCTCAGGAAATAGTTGGTGGTGGGCTATCATAAGTTACAGAACACTGTGCAGCAAAATTTAAAGAGAGACTTTACAtagccaaataaaaaaaaggggggaataTATTTATCTGACAtatatagaaataataataaaaaaaatcagccagataataaaataactttgttcTAATACACAGCAAACATTCCTGACCAACTACTGCAATAATATTTCCAGGGAGGATCtaaaaaatggagaagaaagtaCAGATTTAATTCTACAACAGATCCTCTTCTGCATCTGCTGTTGTGCAGATCTTCACCTGCTGAAAGTGCACAGCACCCAGGGAACTGCCCAGCAGGAGTTCCTAGAGGTGGCCGAAAGCCAGTGTGTTACTGAGCTGCTTTTGCCTCCCCCTTGGTTACCACATGCCAAAGGAGCAACAACAGTGGAGAATTtgtaaaaacagtgaaatgcCTTTCATTCCATCATTGCTCTAAACTGCTGTGTGTACTTAGACAGCTCCTCAGTTTGATCCTGAAGTTCCCTCACGGCATCCGCGTTTGGATACTGTATTGCGGCATTTTTGGTGGCGAGAGCCAGATTCTTCAAGAGGCTGCAAAACcggctgctgctgtggagaaTATTGTTCCGAGCATCTCTTTCTTGAGTTTCCTGGCAGAGAGAATCCACTAACTTTTGTCCCACCATAATGATCAATTTGCTGTGGGATATGAAGACTTCAGGTGGCTGGTTGTTGTTCAGACTATTAGTAAACACACCAATTGCCTTGTGAAGTGCACAAAAACACAGCTTACAGTGGTCTGGGAGAgcaattttctttgcagagtcCTGCTTGCTTTGAATTACAGTACTTTTTGCAGAtggcaaaacctgaaaaaaggttaaaaaaatagacTTAGTTTGGTGGCACACTgattacttctttttttgctcTACCCTGTATTCTTCACATTTGTTCACTTACAGGGAGTTTGGTTAGTTAATTGTCTCCAAATTGCCCCAGCCCATGAGTCTTTTACAATcatttctctttccacaaagTACTGGGCTTCAAagtggtgtttttgttttttcctgatggccttttttcccctaaacaAATTTAACTGAACACAATTTTAATAATGGATAGCACACAAAGTGCTGTAGCTAAACATCAATCCTTTATATAGTCTGGGCTTCAAGCTTTCAGataatacaaaatattctgaCTTGATCTTTAATGGTGCTGACTTCATGAGGGGAGGGTTATGTACATTATatgtacattaaaaatgtacaatAACAAGGAACTCAAATCGTTATACCAGTGCACgacaaaacattttgaaatactaaCTCTCACAGCTTTATCCCAAATGATGCACAAAGGCAAGCAAATAAATAGTATGACTTTAAACTAAGAGTGGCTTGTTACATTTGAGGAAACTAAATGCTTTGCATAGGTTTTCAGCAGTAATTCTAAGAACTAGTTCTAGGAAAATGAACTATGAGAAAACAAATAGATCACTATGTATAGATATGTGTGTCCAAATGCAAATTGCTTTGAATTTTAGCAAGCACAGAAATCAGGGACTAGAAGTTCTTGTTagttttcaaaatcagaaataccTTTGGTTTTGAATCTGTATTCTTCTTGGCTACTTCTTTATCTGAAATGATCTTCTGTGCCtgttaaaaatcaaagtgaaaGCAAAGGTGAAATGgtgtacataaataaatattatagtcaaatataaatgtgtttttctcttatttcaggTGGAAACAATTATTTGCTATGCAGCCTTCATGTTGCAGACGACAATGGTACGTGTATTAGAAGCAATGGTAGCATTTTCCCCACTAGAAATTTAGTGTCTGATCCTGCAAGACTAAGACTGAAACCAACatcaacaaaccaaaacatttcctAAGTTCTAAGGACAAGTCagcatttctttgtgaaaacagGAGTTATATTCTTAGTAGATATTTCAGCAGTCTAAGGAGAATGATTCTAACAAACATCCAAAATTATTCTAATAAATTTGATAGTTCACAGTAagagtttaatttattaaatcaaaatttCCTATGAAAGCATGCTTTCCAATACACCTCAACTTAGAAAGTTAATCTCTCTTGTACAGTCATGTCAgagtcaaacaaataaaatgtactGGCAAGAAGAGAACTACTAGTGAGAAGAAACAAATTGCTTATCTCCAGCTAAAAGCTGTCtctcaaattaatttaaacGGGCAAGCTAAAAACCTTTTCTcggtgctggctggctgggtgccTGGGTAAATTCTCAAATGCCAGTTCTCTTTATTACTTAAAATTAGTGATCGTTCTACATGTGCCACCTAGCACTCTTACAAAATCCTGAATTCACATAAAGTCTGTAAAACAGGAAGCAGTGCAAACTGAATTTGGCGCTAGTGCAAAGATAAAATAGTGCTAATAGCTTAATATCTGCAAACGGTCAAGAATATAGACAGTAAAATTCAGTTGTACCAACCTGTAACTGAACATAATCACAGTCCTCAGtggcattttcttttggtttctcagAAGAGACCTGACTTTGGTTGGGTTTATCAGGAGTACTTCTTTGAAGTGAATCTATTTCTAGGCT
Proteins encoded in this region:
- the RTF2 gene encoding replication termination factor 2 isoform X1; this translates as MGCDGGTIPKRHELVKGPRKVEKVDKNAELVARWYYCALSQEKLCRPIVACELGRLYNKDAIIEFLLEKSADKTPMEAASHIKSIKNVTELNLADNPAWSGDKESIKGDKYDDIQSARFICPVVGLEMNGRHRFCFLRNCGCVFSERALKEIKSEVCHKCGVPFQEEDVIVLNGNKEDVEVLKKRMEDRRLKSKLEKKSKKCKSAESASQQDTTEDCPGPSKAKNGKDCINSSSGEKRQIIFTKSSDNGNSSVPGKVSKAASTTTKRSIADSEEKSEAYKSIFTSHSSAKRSKEECSNWITHTAYYF
- the RTF2 gene encoding replication termination factor 2 isoform X2, translated to MGCDGGTIPKRHELVKGPRKVEKVDKNAELVARWYYCALSQEKLCRPIVACELGRLYNKDAIIEFLLEKSADKTPMEAASHIKSIKNVTELNLADNPAWSGDKESIKGDKYDDIQSARFICPVVGLEMNGRHRFCFLRNCGCVFSERALKEIKSEVCHKKSKKCKSAESASQQDTTEDCPGPSKAKNGKDCINSSSGEKRQIIFTKSSDNGNSSVPGKVSKAASTTTKRSIADSEEKSEAYKSIFTSHSSAKRSKEECSNWITHTAYYF